A section of the Myxococcus virescens genome encodes:
- a CDS encoding pyridoxamine 5'-phosphate oxidase family protein — MARKKKDTQDVTEHFDDLIKDIKVAMMTTVEADGSLRSRPMWTHARDFDGELWFFTREHSPKVDEVTHDHHVNLAYSDPTRDRYVSVSGRCRLVLDKEKARALWNPTLKAWFPDGLDDPELALLCVRVEKAEYWDTPSSRMVQLTGMVKAAFTGQPYAPGDHQKLDLDDNAPLPH, encoded by the coding sequence ATGGCCAGGAAGAAAAAGGACACCCAAGACGTCACCGAGCACTTCGATGACCTCATCAAGGACATCAAGGTCGCGATGATGACCACCGTGGAAGCGGATGGCAGCCTGCGCAGCCGCCCCATGTGGACGCACGCGCGAGACTTCGACGGAGAGCTCTGGTTCTTCACCCGCGAGCATTCCCCCAAGGTCGACGAGGTGACGCACGACCACCACGTCAACCTCGCGTACTCGGACCCGACCCGGGACCGCTACGTCTCCGTGAGCGGCCGTTGCCGGCTGGTGCTCGACAAGGAGAAGGCCCGCGCGCTGTGGAACCCCACCCTCAAGGCCTGGTTCCCCGACGGCCTGGACGACCCCGAGCTCGCCCTGCTCTGCGTCCGCGTGGAGAAGGCCGAGTATTGGGACACGCCCAGCAGCCGCATGGTCCAGCTCACCGGCATGGTGAAGGCCGCCTTCACCGGACAGCCCTACGCACCGGGCGACCACCAGAAGCTCGACCTGGACGACAACGCCCCGCTGCCCCACTGA
- a CDS encoding RedB protein encodes MRRPGGKRGWWVVTGVVWLGGIVAGSLAMARYSLTPGESLAAPARWPGDSTVPRVEGRPTLVMLAHPLCPCTRASMGELSLVMAKAQGRLDAFVLFLKPEGTGKDWEQGELWRSAAAIPGVTALRDEGGVQAERFGAVTSGQVLFYDAGGALRFSGGITTARGHAGDNAGRAAVEALLGDAPAEALAGHAVYGCELEDPRGSAP; translated from the coding sequence ATGAGGCGCCCCGGGGGCAAGCGTGGGTGGTGGGTGGTGACCGGCGTCGTCTGGCTCGGCGGCATCGTGGCGGGTTCGCTCGCCATGGCTCGCTACTCCCTCACGCCCGGCGAGTCCCTGGCGGCACCCGCGCGCTGGCCCGGGGACTCCACCGTGCCACGCGTGGAGGGCCGTCCCACGCTGGTGATGCTGGCGCACCCGCTCTGTCCCTGCACGCGCGCGAGCATGGGAGAGCTCTCGTTGGTGATGGCGAAGGCACAGGGGCGGCTCGACGCCTTCGTGCTCTTCCTCAAGCCCGAGGGCACCGGCAAGGATTGGGAGCAGGGCGAGCTGTGGCGCTCCGCGGCGGCGATTCCGGGCGTCACCGCCCTGCGCGACGAGGGCGGCGTCCAGGCGGAGCGCTTCGGCGCCGTCACCTCCGGTCAGGTCCTCTTCTACGACGCGGGTGGGGCGCTGCGCTTCAGCGGCGGCATCACCACGGCCCGGGGCCACGCGGGCGACAACGCCGGGCGCGCCGCGGTGGAGGCGCTGCTGGGTGACGCGCCGGCGGAAGCGTTGGCCGGGCACGCCGTCTACGGCTGCGAGCTGGAAGACCCCCGCGGGAGCGCGCCATGA
- a CDS encoding HPF/RaiA family ribosome-associated protein, whose product MNRALQITYRGMETSEALSEHIRDHAGKLEQFYDGIVGCHVVVEEPHRHKQHGRHFHVRVDVSVPGRNIVASRDPQARTGHEDAYQAVTDAFDAARRQLQHYADALSTHHG is encoded by the coding sequence ATGAACCGAGCGCTGCAAATCACCTATCGGGGCATGGAGACGAGCGAGGCCCTGAGCGAGCACATCCGCGACCACGCCGGCAAGCTGGAGCAGTTCTACGACGGCATCGTGGGGTGCCACGTGGTGGTGGAGGAGCCGCACCGGCACAAGCAGCACGGCAGGCATTTCCATGTGCGCGTGGATGTGAGTGTGCCAGGGAGGAACATTGTCGCCAGCCGGGATCCGCAGGCGCGCACCGGGCACGAGGATGCCTACCAGGCGGTAACGGACGCGTTCGACGCCGCCAGGCGCCAGCTCCAACACTACGCGGACGCGCTCAGCACGCACCACGGGTGA
- a CDS encoding zinc-dependent alcohol dehydrogenase family protein produces the protein MEGSMRAMVLREVGQPLHETRLPIPRPGPEELLLRVRACAVCRTDLHVVDGELPKPKLPLVPGHEIVATVEAAGERATAIPVGTRVGVPWLGWSCGHCRFCLAGQENLCEQARFTGYQLDGGYAEFTVAHQRFCFPLPPEYTDVHAAPLMCAGLIGFRSLRMVGSERRLLGFYGFGAAAHLLIQVARHQGRRVFAFTRPGDVEGQRFARELGAEWAGDSDTVPPERLDAAILFAPVGALVPAALRAVDKAGVVVCGGIHMSDIPAFPYALLWEERVVRSVANLTRADALDFLALAPKVPVRTRVQTFPLSAANDALTALRRGQVHGAAVLEVAALG, from the coding sequence ATGGAAGGGAGCATGCGCGCGATGGTGCTGCGCGAGGTCGGGCAGCCCCTGCATGAGACGCGGCTGCCCATTCCTCGCCCCGGCCCGGAGGAGCTGTTGCTCCGCGTGCGCGCCTGCGCGGTCTGCCGCACCGACCTGCACGTCGTGGACGGTGAGCTGCCGAAGCCCAAGCTGCCGCTGGTCCCAGGCCATGAAATCGTGGCCACGGTGGAGGCAGCGGGCGAGCGGGCGACGGCCATTCCCGTGGGCACGCGAGTGGGCGTCCCCTGGCTCGGCTGGAGCTGCGGCCACTGCCGCTTCTGTCTGGCGGGCCAGGAGAACCTCTGCGAGCAGGCACGCTTCACGGGGTACCAGCTGGATGGTGGCTACGCGGAGTTCACGGTGGCCCACCAGCGCTTCTGCTTCCCCCTGCCGCCCGAGTACACCGACGTCCACGCCGCGCCGTTGATGTGCGCGGGCCTCATCGGGTTTCGCAGTCTCCGCATGGTGGGGAGCGAGCGCCGTCTGCTGGGGTTCTACGGCTTCGGCGCCGCGGCGCACCTGCTCATCCAGGTCGCGCGCCACCAAGGCCGGCGTGTCTTCGCCTTCACCCGGCCGGGGGACGTGGAGGGCCAGCGGTTCGCGCGGGAGCTGGGCGCGGAGTGGGCCGGGGATTCGGACACGGTGCCTCCGGAGCGGCTGGACGCGGCCATCCTCTTCGCGCCCGTGGGCGCGCTGGTGCCCGCCGCGCTCCGGGCGGTGGACAAGGCCGGCGTGGTGGTGTGCGGCGGCATCCACATGAGCGACATCCCCGCGTTCCCCTACGCGCTGCTGTGGGAGGAGCGGGTGGTGCGCTCGGTGGCGAACCTCACCCGGGCGGATGCGCTGGACTTCCTCGCGCTCGCGCCCAAGGTGCCGGTGCGCACCCGGGTGCAAACCTTCCCACTGTCCGCCGCCAACGACGCCCTCACCGCGCTGAGGCGAGGCCAGGTGCACGGCGCGGCGGTGCTGGAGGTGGCGGCCCTGGGTTGA
- a CDS encoding LA_2272 family surface repeat-containing protein, with translation MIAAALKWTGDSSARCRCSLARAGRRRLPMIFPGPGDRAMRAGPHSKQSRKVQAMNRKVSVCAGMMAAVVAFSASAEETAGGPSSSAASGAASVDWPGVARELSAPPLVAAAEQPVVHTLAAGAPTGSPSASGAVSPVAPSNDASSMPVVPDGAHAPSAGVPEAKAEADANEVHIPFSLTLVPGLSTSGFHTGNVVNNVSIGLVATHAKRVDGLAMSLAGNWVGEGGLSGAQLAVGANLAQGPVTGAQFSVGANVAGADLLGLQSTVGVNVVRGNAEGAQLAVGGNIAPGEVNGTQVAVAVNVAGKGLLGAQLGVGANVSGGPVRGLQAAVGANIATERVHGLQAAAGLNVAGQMTGLQMSSGVSYVRSLSGAQLSIINVGGEVDGAQVGIVNIANNVAGAQVGILNVARELDGEAVGILSFVGGGQAHVQVWASDVALTNVGVKLGGRHIYSLFTVGYSPSIDEDRRRYVMGAGLGGHIPAGRFFFDIDAVSSTVHTKRLFDDSKHVLAQLRLTAGWQVARHFAVFGGVSANTLVTWDDSDPWKELGIGPQWRHVADEGRTTVRMWPGLLAGVQI, from the coding sequence ATGATAGCGGCTGCGCTGAAGTGGACAGGTGACAGTTCCGCGCGGTGCCGGTGTTCTCTTGCACGAGCGGGGCGGCGACGCCTCCCGATGATTTTTCCTGGCCCGGGTGACCGCGCGATGCGGGCCGGGCCGCATTCAAAACAGTCCAGGAAGGTCCAGGCGATGAATCGCAAGGTCTCGGTGTGCGCGGGGATGATGGCGGCGGTGGTGGCGTTCTCGGCCTCCGCAGAGGAGACGGCGGGCGGGCCGTCCTCGAGCGCCGCGAGCGGAGCGGCGTCTGTCGATTGGCCGGGCGTGGCGCGTGAGCTGTCCGCACCGCCGCTGGTGGCCGCGGCGGAGCAGCCGGTGGTCCACACCTTGGCCGCCGGGGCGCCCACGGGGAGCCCGTCCGCGTCCGGCGCTGTGAGCCCTGTGGCGCCGTCGAATGACGCGTCCTCCATGCCCGTCGTGCCTGACGGTGCCCATGCGCCTTCGGCAGGCGTGCCCGAGGCGAAGGCGGAGGCCGACGCGAACGAAGTGCACATTCCGTTCAGCCTCACCCTGGTGCCGGGGCTGAGCACGTCGGGTTTCCACACCGGCAACGTGGTCAACAACGTGTCCATCGGCCTGGTGGCGACGCATGCGAAGCGGGTGGACGGCCTGGCGATGTCGCTGGCCGGCAACTGGGTGGGGGAGGGTGGGCTGAGCGGCGCGCAGCTCGCGGTGGGCGCCAACCTGGCCCAGGGGCCGGTGACGGGCGCCCAGTTCTCCGTGGGCGCCAACGTGGCCGGCGCGGACCTGCTGGGCCTCCAGTCCACGGTGGGGGTCAACGTGGTGCGCGGGAACGCGGAAGGCGCGCAGCTCGCGGTGGGTGGCAACATCGCGCCGGGCGAGGTGAATGGCACGCAGGTGGCCGTGGCCGTCAACGTCGCCGGGAAGGGCCTGCTGGGCGCGCAGCTCGGCGTGGGCGCCAACGTGTCGGGCGGCCCGGTGCGCGGGCTCCAGGCCGCGGTGGGCGCCAACATCGCGACGGAGCGGGTCCACGGGCTCCAGGCCGCCGCGGGCCTCAACGTGGCGGGGCAGATGACGGGGCTCCAGATGTCCTCGGGTGTCAGCTACGTGCGGAGTCTCTCCGGCGCCCAGCTCTCCATCATCAACGTGGGCGGCGAGGTGGATGGCGCGCAGGTGGGCATCGTCAACATCGCCAACAACGTGGCGGGCGCGCAGGTGGGCATCCTCAACGTGGCCCGCGAGTTGGACGGCGAGGCGGTGGGCATCCTCAGCTTCGTCGGTGGCGGTCAGGCGCATGTGCAGGTCTGGGCCAGTGACGTGGCGCTCACCAACGTGGGCGTGAAGCTGGGCGGCCGTCACATCTACTCGCTGTTCACGGTGGGCTACAGCCCCTCCATCGACGAGGACCGCCGCCGCTATGTCATGGGCGCGGGCCTGGGCGGCCACATCCCCGCGGGCCGCTTCTTCTTCGACATCGACGCGGTGAGCAGCACCGTCCACACGAAGCGGCTCTTCGACGACTCGAAGCATGTCCTGGCGCAGCTCCGGTTGACGGCGGGCTGGCAGGTGGCGCGGCACTTCGCGGTGTTCGGTGGCGTCAGCGCCAACACGCTCGTCACCTGGGATGACAGCGACCCGTGGAAGGAGCTGGGCATCGGGCCGCAGTGGCGCCACGTCGCGGACGAGGGCCGCACCACCGTGCGCATGTGGCCGGGCCTGCTCGCGGGGGTGCAGATTTGA
- a CDS encoding aldo/keto reductase yields the protein MSSRAPSRRDVLTATLGGLLLPGVAASQPAKKAAPGPSAVKPPEKTAAPSRGRGDAMLTRPIPSTGEALPIIGLGTWQTFDAAPGERAPLAEVLRTFLDSGARLIDSSPMYGRAESVVGELLRKLDATKTPFLATKVWTTGKNEGIAQMRESIRRMGQGRMDLMQIHNLVDWRTHLPVLRDWKARGAIRYLGITHYARSAFDDLERIIREEKPDFVQLPYSVLERDAEKRLLPAAAAHGVAVLVMQPFSSGTLFERVRGRPLPGWAADIDCTSWAQVFLKFILGHPAVHCPLPATRKPSHAADNVRAGFGRMPDEKLRARIVKELEG from the coding sequence ATGTCCTCCCGTGCCCCGTCCCGCCGCGACGTGCTCACCGCGACCCTGGGTGGCCTGCTCCTGCCCGGCGTCGCCGCCTCACAGCCCGCGAAGAAGGCCGCACCGGGCCCGTCCGCCGTGAAGCCCCCGGAGAAGACCGCCGCGCCCTCGCGCGGCCGAGGAGATGCCATGCTCACACGCCCCATTCCCAGCACGGGCGAAGCGCTGCCCATCATCGGCCTCGGCACCTGGCAGACGTTCGACGCCGCACCGGGCGAGCGAGCCCCCCTGGCCGAAGTGCTCCGCACCTTCCTCGACTCGGGCGCGCGCCTCATCGACTCCTCGCCCATGTACGGCCGCGCGGAGTCCGTGGTGGGCGAGCTGCTGCGGAAGCTCGACGCGACGAAGACGCCCTTCCTCGCCACCAAGGTGTGGACCACCGGCAAGAACGAAGGAATCGCGCAGATGCGTGAGTCCATCCGGCGCATGGGCCAGGGCCGCATGGACCTGATGCAGATTCACAACCTCGTGGACTGGCGCACGCACCTGCCCGTCCTGCGGGACTGGAAGGCACGCGGCGCCATCCGCTACCTCGGCATCACGCACTACGCCCGCAGCGCCTTCGATGACCTGGAGCGCATCATCCGCGAGGAGAAGCCGGACTTCGTCCAGCTCCCCTACTCGGTGCTGGAGCGCGACGCGGAGAAACGCCTGCTGCCCGCCGCCGCCGCGCACGGCGTGGCGGTGCTCGTCATGCAGCCCTTCTCCAGCGGCACCCTCTTCGAGCGCGTGCGCGGCCGTCCCCTGCCCGGCTGGGCCGCGGACATCGACTGCACCAGCTGGGCCCAGGTGTTCCTCAAGTTCATCCTGGGGCATCCAGCGGTGCACTGCCCCCTGCCGGCCACCCGCAAACCCTCGCACGCCGCCGACAACGTGCGCGCGGGCTTCGGCCGGATGCCCGACGAGAAGCTCCGCGCCCGCATCGTGAAGGAACTGGAGGGCTGA